The Spirosoma radiotolerans genome has a window encoding:
- a CDS encoding CIS tube protein, giving the protein MDTLKLPFNLKIIPVSPQGIPMGVPFLAMFNPESVAIKEDVEYNPHCTTGETGSDPAFVRIKARTFTLELTIDGTGVNTNGVKIPIPVQIALFRAATTELKGIIHRPAYLLVQYGTFIVRCILNSSTVTYTMFDKFGLPIRAKISASFTEVVDNVFSKIVGMLSSPDLTHVRAVKEGDSLPLLVHQIYQDQRYYLQVARVNRLKNFRRLTAGTTLFFPPIADQ; this is encoded by the coding sequence ATGGACACACTAAAACTGCCTTTCAATCTCAAAATTATTCCGGTAAGCCCGCAGGGCATCCCGATGGGTGTGCCGTTTCTGGCCATGTTCAATCCGGAAAGCGTAGCCATTAAAGAAGACGTTGAGTATAACCCGCACTGCACAACCGGCGAAACCGGCAGCGATCCGGCCTTCGTACGGATTAAAGCCCGAACGTTTACCCTGGAGCTAACCATCGACGGAACGGGCGTCAATACCAACGGGGTAAAAATTCCGATTCCGGTACAAATTGCCCTGTTTAGAGCGGCCACAACCGAACTGAAGGGCATTATTCACCGACCAGCCTACCTGCTTGTGCAGTACGGAACCTTCATCGTCCGCTGCATCCTGAATTCCTCAACCGTTACCTACACCATGTTCGACAAATTTGGCCTGCCCATTCGGGCCAAGATCAGCGCCAGTTTTACTGAAGTCGTCGACAATGTGTTCAGCAAGATCGTCGGTATGCTATCATCCCCCGACCTGACCCACGTTCGGGCGGTGAAGGAGGGCGACAGTCTGCCGTTGCTGGTTCACCAGATTTACCAGGATCAACGCTATTACTTACAGGTAGCCAGGGTTAACCGCCTGAAGAATTTTCGCCGGTTAACCGCCGGTACGACGCTCTTTTTCCCCCCAATTGCTGACCAATGA
- a CDS encoding phage tail sheath family protein: MATYRSPGVYVEEIPVFPPSVAEVETAIPAFIGYTEKAKDTLGEDLTNVAFRINGFSEFEQYYGKSPSEDPAAFSIKINEYKQGTEPIRYVIDVDKVAATISKNILHQCMKLYFANGGGPCYIVSVGKATNTITSAELIAGIDVVASEDVPTLLVVPEAVSLNGGQFMLVAEAAVKQAHDLQDRFVILDVPSTTIPKNSANIKTDVDKIRAISLDKEFRRYAAAYYPDVETSYTYNDNADFVTNKFKTIKITNHFVSVDGAAATDTGAFKGTTVDAVKTANEVLYNRIKDVFEQHHLVLPPSAAIAGIYARVDESRGVWKAPANVGLANVVKAVITISRIDQDTLNIDDVAGKSINAIINMPGYGTQVFGARTLDGNDKEWRYINVRRFVSVVEESIKKSINWAVFEPNTAPTWVRVQAMIESYLFLKWRDGALAGAKPEQAYQVQVGLNKTMTPDDVLEGLMIVEIKLAVARPAEFIVLRIMQKAQES; the protein is encoded by the coding sequence ATGGCAACATACCGTTCACCGGGAGTCTATGTGGAAGAAATTCCCGTTTTTCCTCCCTCCGTCGCCGAAGTAGAAACGGCTATACCGGCGTTTATCGGCTATACCGAAAAAGCGAAAGATACGCTGGGAGAGGACCTAACCAACGTCGCTTTCAGAATCAACGGATTCAGCGAATTTGAGCAATATTATGGTAAATCGCCCAGCGAAGACCCGGCTGCTTTTTCGATTAAAATCAACGAATATAAGCAAGGCACCGAACCCATACGATACGTAATCGATGTCGATAAAGTGGCGGCTACGATCAGTAAAAATATTTTACATCAGTGTATGAAATTGTACTTCGCCAACGGCGGAGGCCCCTGCTATATCGTATCGGTCGGGAAGGCAACGAATACCATCACGAGTGCTGAATTAATAGCCGGCATCGACGTGGTAGCCAGCGAAGACGTGCCCACACTACTGGTTGTGCCCGAAGCCGTTAGCCTTAACGGTGGCCAGTTTATGCTGGTGGCCGAAGCCGCCGTGAAGCAGGCCCATGATCTGCAGGACCGCTTCGTGATACTGGACGTACCGAGTACGACTATCCCGAAAAATTCGGCAAACATCAAAACGGATGTCGATAAGATCCGCGCCATTTCGCTGGATAAAGAATTCCGTCGGTACGCGGCTGCGTATTACCCGGATGTAGAAACATCGTATACCTACAACGACAATGCAGATTTCGTTACGAATAAATTTAAGACGATTAAAATAACGAATCATTTTGTATCGGTCGATGGGGCTGCCGCCACGGATACCGGCGCCTTTAAGGGGACTACGGTCGATGCCGTAAAAACCGCCAATGAGGTACTTTACAATCGCATTAAGGATGTGTTTGAACAACATCATCTGGTGTTGCCTCCCTCGGCGGCCATCGCCGGCATCTACGCCCGCGTCGACGAATCCAGAGGAGTCTGGAAAGCCCCGGCCAACGTAGGGCTTGCCAACGTGGTAAAAGCCGTGATCACCATCTCCCGCATCGACCAGGACACCCTGAACATCGATGACGTAGCGGGCAAATCCATCAATGCCATTATCAATATGCCAGGCTATGGTACCCAGGTTTTTGGCGCCCGTACCCTCGACGGCAACGACAAAGAATGGCGCTACATCAACGTCCGGCGGTTTGTAAGTGTCGTAGAAGAATCCATTAAGAAGTCCATCAACTGGGCCGTCTTCGAGCCGAACACCGCGCCAACCTGGGTACGGGTTCAGGCCATGATCGAAAGCTACCTATTTCTGAAATGGCGCGATGGTGCCCTGGCCGGAGCCAAACCCGAACAGGCCTATCAGGTGCAGGTGGGTTTGAACAAAACCATGACGCCCGACGACGTACTGGAGGGCCTGATGATTGTCGAGATTAAGCTGGCGGTAGCTCGTCCGGCTGAGTTTATCGTGCTCCGAATCATGCAAAAAGCGCAGGAATCTTAA
- the vgrG gene encoding type VI secretion system tip protein VgrG, producing the protein MSLLDNLPPGTSAPTSVITRKLFVDGVIVPDTIGRINHILVNKTFNKLAHARVSLQDGDAASRDFLVSNQALFKPGNTLKIQLGYDGDVTTVFEGIIIRHAVKARSGGASQLVIEAKNKAIKLTGARKNTYYPDKTDSQIWETIARSAGLTPQADPTTLVHKQMLQYDCTDWDFLISRAEMNGMLVLTDDTTLVIKKPSTMGGGAPVVATYGENIIEFEAEMDAHRQLKDVKGQSWNSVSQSLETVEGQVNLPQSGNLSAESLGNVIGADVTLHHPGNLDSDQLRDWANAYAMKTQLSRASGRVRIRGNAALKPGQLLRLMGVGDRFNGTVYITGILHQYSGGWETDVQFGWADSWFYQKENVMDKPAAGLLPGVSGLQIGKVVSVQDPEQKYRIKVHLTRISSSSEGVWARVATLNAGTDHGVVFRPQTGDEVVLGFLNDDPRNPVILGYFHNKDSQKASLFESDPKVYGLLTKEGLQVILDDSKKQLKLRVPAASGEKTFTLNDGGACELNDNFGNSIKLDASGITIQAGAGKNITIKGTRIDLNPPG; encoded by the coding sequence ATGAGCCTTCTGGACAATCTGCCACCGGGAACCTCAGCGCCTACGAGCGTGATCACACGAAAACTATTCGTAGACGGCGTTATTGTGCCCGATACCATCGGACGGATCAACCACATTCTGGTCAACAAAACGTTTAATAAACTGGCCCACGCAAGGGTATCCCTGCAGGATGGTGACGCAGCCAGTCGTGATTTTCTGGTGAGTAATCAGGCGCTGTTTAAACCAGGTAATACCCTGAAAATTCAACTGGGCTACGATGGCGACGTAACCACGGTGTTTGAGGGAATCATTATCAGGCACGCGGTAAAAGCCCGTTCAGGAGGGGCGTCGCAGTTAGTGATCGAAGCCAAAAACAAAGCTATCAAGCTAACCGGGGCGCGAAAAAATACTTACTATCCCGACAAGACCGACAGCCAGATTTGGGAGACTATTGCCCGGAGCGCCGGATTGACGCCCCAGGCAGACCCCACCACGCTTGTGCACAAACAGATGCTACAGTACGACTGCACGGACTGGGATTTCCTGATTTCACGGGCGGAGATGAACGGAATGCTCGTCCTGACGGATGATACTACCTTAGTCATTAAAAAACCCTCAACGATGGGCGGGGGCGCCCCAGTTGTGGCGACTTACGGCGAAAACATCATTGAATTCGAAGCTGAAATGGACGCCCATCGGCAGTTAAAAGACGTAAAGGGGCAATCCTGGAATTCAGTATCGCAGTCGCTGGAAACCGTAGAAGGGCAGGTTAACCTACCCCAAAGCGGGAATCTGTCGGCGGAGTCCTTGGGCAACGTCATCGGGGCCGATGTGACCCTTCATCACCCCGGCAATTTAGACAGCGACCAACTACGTGACTGGGCCAACGCCTATGCGATGAAAACCCAGCTTTCCAGGGCGAGTGGCCGGGTGCGCATCCGGGGTAATGCGGCCCTCAAACCAGGCCAGCTGTTACGGCTGATGGGCGTGGGCGACCGATTTAACGGAACCGTTTATATCACGGGAATTCTACACCAATATTCGGGCGGCTGGGAAACCGACGTGCAGTTTGGCTGGGCCGATAGCTGGTTTTATCAGAAAGAGAATGTGATGGATAAACCAGCCGCCGGTCTGCTGCCGGGTGTGAGTGGCCTACAGATTGGCAAGGTTGTGTCTGTGCAGGACCCCGAACAGAAGTACCGAATCAAGGTACACCTGACGCGCATCAGCTCGTCCAGCGAAGGCGTTTGGGCGCGGGTCGCCACGCTGAACGCCGGTACGGATCACGGTGTGGTGTTCCGTCCACAAACCGGCGATGAAGTAGTGCTTGGCTTTTTAAACGACGACCCCCGCAATCCGGTCATTCTGGGTTATTTCCACAACAAAGACTCGCAAAAAGCCTCCCTCTTCGAGAGCGATCCCAAGGTATATGGGCTGCTGACGAAAGAGGGGCTACAGGTTATTCTGGACGATAGCAAGAAGCAGCTAAAACTACGGGTTCCGGCGGCATCCGGCGAAAAAACGTTTACGTTGAACGATGGAGGAGCCTGCGAATTGAACGATAATTTCGGCAATTCGATCAAACTGGACGCATCGGGCATCACCATACAGGCCGGTGCTGGGAAGAACATCACCATCAAAGGAACGAGAATAGACCTTAACCCACCCGGCTAA
- a CDS encoding DUF5908 family protein, which produces MPVQINELVVRTVVQATPSTGVTEIDCPPGSGGLDSVSEIVEKVLEILREKQER; this is translated from the coding sequence ATGCCCGTACAGATTAACGAACTCGTTGTGCGAACCGTCGTTCAGGCCACGCCCAGCACCGGCGTAACTGAGATCGATTGCCCACCCGGTAGTGGCGGGCTGGATTCGGTATCGGAGATTGTGGAGAAAGTGCTGGAAATCCTTCGTGAAAAACAGGAACGCTGA
- a CDS encoding phage tail protein, which yields MAKYHIPVFHFSVSWGGTNVGFSEVSGLTQEIQAIEYRDGMMGPTTLPLKRPGLRKSGNITLKRGLLTADNDFFMWFNNNGTPNVERRDLTIMLLNDESQPVFVWTIAQAWPVKCEGPSLKATGNDIAIESVELAHEGITLRPA from the coding sequence ATGGCAAAATATCACATTCCCGTTTTCCATTTCAGCGTGTCCTGGGGTGGAACCAACGTTGGCTTCTCTGAGGTAAGTGGCCTTACACAGGAAATACAGGCCATCGAATACCGCGACGGTATGATGGGGCCAACCACACTCCCCCTGAAGCGACCCGGCCTGCGAAAATCGGGCAACATAACGCTCAAACGGGGCCTGCTAACGGCTGACAACGACTTTTTTATGTGGTTCAATAACAATGGTACGCCCAACGTCGAACGTCGGGATCTGACCATTATGCTGTTGAATGACGAGAGCCAGCCGGTTTTTGTGTGGACTATTGCGCAGGCATGGCCCGTCAAATGCGAAGGACCCAGCCTGAAAGCAACGGGCAACGACATTGCCATCGAATCGGTTGAACTAGCCCACGAAGGCATCACCCTCCGACCCGCCTGA
- a CDS encoding GPW/gp25 family protein → MTDNNDFLGRGWSFPPTFRSTGYRVDMLVGEADITSSLQILLHTVTGERVMLPRYGADLRPYVFETMTPSAQALVQKLVYEAIVYHEPRIIVRQEDLTTTFDATEGRLDIAINYTVITTNTRYNYVFPFYVYEATDLER, encoded by the coding sequence ATGACGGACAACAACGATTTTCTGGGGCGGGGATGGAGCTTCCCGCCAACCTTCCGCAGCACCGGCTACCGGGTCGATATGCTGGTTGGTGAGGCCGACATTACCAGCAGTCTGCAAATTCTGCTCCATACGGTAACGGGCGAACGAGTTATGCTGCCCCGCTACGGAGCCGACCTTCGCCCCTATGTATTCGAAACGATGACACCCAGCGCGCAGGCGCTCGTTCAGAAACTCGTCTACGAGGCCATCGTGTACCATGAGCCACGCATCATTGTGCGACAGGAAGATCTAACGACGACGTTTGACGCAACGGAAGGGCGGCTCGATATTGCTATCAACTATACTGTCATCACGACCAACACGCGCTATAACTACGTATTTCCCTTTTACGTGTACGAAGCCACTGATCTTGAGCGATGA
- a CDS encoding PAAR domain-containing protein, with translation MKAIARVTDAHTCPLTNPAPAATPHTGGPILPTVIPPIMPPTLLTVFAGGLRVAVVGSQCTCAGPPDVIQAGSSGVFIGNRPVARQGDATAHGGLITGGLASVQVG, from the coding sequence ATGAAAGCCATTGCTCGGGTCACCGATGCGCATACGTGTCCATTGACCAATCCGGCCCCGGCCGCTACGCCCCACACCGGCGGACCCATTTTGCCGACAGTGATCCCGCCCATAATGCCACCTACGTTACTGACCGTTTTTGCGGGCGGACTACGGGTGGCGGTGGTCGGGAGTCAATGCACCTGTGCCGGGCCACCCGATGTTATTCAGGCGGGGTCTTCGGGCGTATTTATTGGCAACCGGCCCGTTGCCCGACAGGGCGATGCCACCGCGCATGGGGGGCTGATTACAGGCGGACTGGCCTCCGTTCAGGTTGGATAA
- a CDS encoding phage tail protein yields the protein MPSYHPPAAFSFKVDFLDVPGAGGDTEQRFQEVSGLSVEITTDELNEGGENGFTYKLPKRAKYPNLVLKRGMLPNSALRQWLQDAMSTYFIALDFSFKPSDILITLQNESGDPLAVWKVMQAYPVKWNTSDFKAADNALVVETIELAYQFFERQQ from the coding sequence ATGCCCAGTTACCATCCGCCCGCAGCGTTCTCCTTCAAAGTGGACTTTCTGGATGTGCCCGGTGCCGGTGGCGATACTGAGCAGCGGTTTCAGGAAGTAAGCGGCCTATCGGTCGAGATTACGACCGATGAACTAAACGAGGGGGGCGAAAATGGATTTACCTATAAACTTCCCAAGCGGGCAAAATACCCAAACCTGGTGCTCAAACGGGGAATGCTCCCCAACAGTGCGTTGCGGCAGTGGCTGCAGGATGCCATGAGCACGTATTTTATTGCGCTGGATTTTTCGTTCAAACCGAGCGATATCCTTATTACGCTTCAGAATGAATCGGGCGATCCACTGGCTGTCTGGAAAGTGATGCAGGCCTACCCCGTTAAGTGGAACACCTCTGATTTTAAAGCGGCCGACAACGCACTGGTTGTCGAGACGATTGAACTGGCTTACCAGTTTTTTGAGCGACAACAATAA